One stretch of Halapricum desulfuricans DNA includes these proteins:
- a CDS encoding ribonuclease P protein component 4 — MVSDQQLARERIEILHEQAKRAARADERDRAREYVRRARRIAERNRLSLPADFDRFTCDACDAYLLPGRNARVRTREGHVVVTCDCGAQARYRYGGN, encoded by the coding sequence ATGGTCAGCGACCAGCAACTCGCCCGCGAGCGGATCGAGATCCTCCACGAGCAGGCCAAGCGGGCCGCCCGTGCGGACGAGCGGGACCGCGCTCGCGAGTACGTTCGCCGCGCCCGCCGGATCGCCGAGCGCAACCGCCTGTCGCTGCCGGCGGACTTCGACCGGTTCACCTGCGACGCCTGCGACGCCTACCTCTTGCCCGGCCGCAACGCCCGCGTCCGGACGCGCGAGGGCCACGTCGTCGTCACCTGTGACTGCGGCGCGCAGGCGAGATATCGGTACGGCGGGAATTGA
- a CDS encoding magnesium transporter, producing the protein MSASEEFASIYREALPVLLVSLVGGLFSGLVLEVIIAQADTFPGLLVAVPVFLATRGNVYGALGGRIASGLHQGLIEPRFQRDERLLNAVLASFTIAVSMSVVIATLSWAALALLGWESASLPEFVAILLVAGVLTSVVLIVGLLVVIFAGYKRGYDPDNLVGPIVTTLGDVFGMSFLLLATVLVEVLV; encoded by the coding sequence ATGTCGGCCTCCGAGGAGTTCGCCTCCATCTACCGGGAGGCGCTGCCGGTCCTGCTGGTCTCGCTGGTCGGGGGGCTGTTCTCCGGGCTCGTCCTCGAGGTCATCATCGCGCAGGCCGACACCTTCCCGGGGCTGCTCGTGGCGGTGCCGGTCTTTCTCGCGACGCGGGGCAACGTCTACGGCGCGCTGGGCGGCCGGATCGCAAGCGGCCTCCATCAGGGGCTGATCGAACCGCGGTTTCAGCGCGACGAGCGGTTGCTCAACGCCGTCCTCGCCTCGTTCACCATCGCGGTCAGCATGTCGGTCGTGATCGCGACCCTCTCGTGGGCGGCGCTCGCGCTGCTGGGCTGGGAGTCGGCCTCGCTTCCGGAGTTCGTCGCGATCCTGCTCGTCGCCGGCGTCCTGACGTCGGTCGTGTTGATCGTCGGGTTGCTGGTCGTGATCTTCGCCGGCTACAAGCGCGGGTACGACCCGGACAACCTCGTCGGGCCGATCGTGACGACGCTGGGCGACGTCTTCGGGATGTCGTTCCTGCTGCTGGCGACGGTCCTCGTGGAGGTGCTGGTCTGA
- a CDS encoding glycosyltransferase: MGTPTVAAFTDTYLPTVNGVTYTVKSWRESWESRGGTMELVYPEADEHDPGPGEYPVRSVRFPFYEGFRVGAPQVPDAVTDADVVHAHTPFGVGLSGLRLARSNDLPLVASYHTPTSEYAEYVAFNGTIERTVRRCARSYERWFFGHADLVIAPSERARDHIREAVGIDTEVAVVPNGVDIDRFKPVDTDDFRERYDIDDGPVVGYTGRHGYEKCLSDILAATDGMDVTVLFGGDGPAREDLEARAERLDVDVQFLGFLDREELPAFYSTLDVFAFPSPVETQGLVALEANACGTPVVGVDTGALSDTIVDGETGYRYPQGDIESFRDSLERALRERDRLGQACLERRERLSVEHSVDRLEDLYRRSV, translated from the coding sequence ATGGGCACCCCGACCGTCGCCGCGTTCACCGATACGTACCTGCCGACGGTGAACGGCGTCACCTACACCGTCAAGTCCTGGCGCGAGAGCTGGGAGTCTCGCGGGGGCACGATGGAACTGGTCTACCCCGAGGCCGACGAACACGATCCCGGGCCCGGCGAGTACCCCGTTCGAAGCGTTCGCTTCCCGTTTTACGAGGGGTTTCGCGTCGGCGCGCCGCAGGTTCCCGACGCCGTCACCGACGCCGACGTGGTTCACGCCCACACCCCCTTCGGCGTCGGGTTGAGCGGCCTTCGACTCGCTCGTTCGAACGATCTGCCGCTCGTCGCGTCCTATCACACGCCGACCAGCGAGTACGCCGAGTACGTCGCGTTCAACGGCACGATCGAACGGACTGTCCGGCGGTGTGCCCGCTCCTACGAGCGGTGGTTTTTCGGCCACGCCGACCTGGTTATCGCGCCGAGCGAGCGAGCGCGTGACCACATCCGCGAGGCGGTCGGTATCGACACCGAGGTCGCTGTGGTCCCCAACGGCGTCGATATCGACCGGTTCAAACCTGTCGACACCGACGACTTCCGCGAGCGCTACGACATCGACGACGGCCCCGTCGTCGGCTACACCGGCCGCCACGGCTACGAGAAGTGCCTCTCCGATATCCTCGCCGCGACCGACGGGATGGACGTGACGGTGCTGTTCGGGGGTGACGGGCCGGCCCGCGAGGACCTCGAAGCCCGCGCCGAACGGCTCGACGTCGACGTGCAGTTCCTGGGATTTCTCGACCGGGAGGAACTGCCCGCCTTTTACTCGACGCTCGACGTCTTCGCGTTCCCCAGTCCGGTCGAGACGCAGGGACTGGTCGCGCTCGAGGCCAACGCGTGCGGGACGCCCGTCGTCGGCGTCGACACCGGTGCACTCTCGGACACCATCGTCGACGGCGAGACCGGCTATCGATATCCGCAGGGCGACATCGAGTCGTTTCGGGACTCGCTCGAACGCGCACTACGGGAGCGCGACCGCCTCGGTCAGGCGTGTCTCGAGCGGCGCGAGCGACTCAGCGTCGAGCACTCCGTCGACCGCCTCGAGGACCTCTACAGGCGGAGCGTTTAG
- the hisE gene encoding phosphoribosyl-ATP diphosphatase gives MAEADVLDEVFEVIEDRKETLPEDSYTASLFTHEKGENAVLEKLGEEMTELVLAAKDDEREEIAHEAADIVYHMLVLLSMKDMDLADLRSELEDRR, from the coding sequence ATGGCCGAGGCTGACGTGCTCGACGAGGTGTTCGAAGTCATCGAGGACCGCAAGGAGACCCTGCCCGAGGACTCCTACACTGCGTCGCTGTTCACCCACGAGAAAGGCGAGAACGCCGTGCTGGAGAAACTGGGCGAGGAGATGACCGAACTCGTGCTGGCCGCCAAAGACGACGAGCGCGAGGAGATCGCCCACGAGGCGGCCGACATCGTCTATCACATGCTGGTGTTGCTCTCGATGAAGGACATGGACCTTGCCGACCTCCGATCGGAACTGGAAGACCGCCGGTAG
- the pdxT gene encoding pyridoxal 5'-phosphate synthase glutaminase subunit PdxT: protein MSLTAGVVAVQGDVSEHAAAIESAAAAHGESAEVVEIRESGIVPECDLLAIPGGESTTISRLLAREGIDEEVKAHVADGKPLLATCAGLIVASSDANDDRVETLDLLDVSVQRNAFGRQKDSFEADLDVDGLDEPFHAVFIRAPVIDEVGDAEVLASWDGRPVAVRDGPVLGTSFHPELTGDSRVHDLAFFE from the coding sequence ATGAGTCTCACAGCCGGTGTCGTCGCCGTTCAGGGCGACGTCAGCGAACACGCCGCGGCGATCGAGTCGGCGGCCGCCGCCCACGGCGAGTCCGCCGAGGTCGTCGAGATTCGCGAGTCGGGGATCGTCCCCGAATGTGACCTGCTTGCGATCCCGGGCGGCGAATCGACGACGATCTCGCGGTTGCTCGCCCGCGAGGGGATCGACGAGGAGGTCAAAGCCCACGTCGCCGACGGCAAGCCCCTGCTGGCGACCTGTGCGGGCCTGATCGTCGCCTCGAGCGACGCCAACGACGACCGCGTCGAGACGCTGGATCTGCTGGACGTGAGCGTCCAGCGCAACGCCTTCGGCCGCCAGAAGGACAGTTTCGAGGCCGACCTCGACGTCGACGGTCTCGACGAGCCGTTCCACGCCGTGTTCATCCGCGCGCCCGTCATCGACGAGGTCGGGGACGCCGAAGTGCTGGCCTCTTGGGACGGCCGCCCCGTGGCAGTCCGGGACGGGCCGGTCCTCGGGACCTCGTTCCATCCCGAGCTCACGGGCGACTCGCGGGTTCACGATCTGGCCTTTTTCGAGTGA
- a CDS encoding glycosyltransferase family 4 protein — MRVLNYLELEDRLDRSGISTSVAHQRAALSRADADVSYVTTPWYDGDMVLAGLNRLVDGRGMTDFDVAHCNMIGPGSAFVARQARKHDVPLVLHAHVTSEDFAESFRGSNLLARPLRRYLRWFYSQADLVLCPSEYTRRTLEAYPIDAPIRSITNGIDLDSMTGYEQFRDEYRERYDLEGMVVFAVGSVFERKGLTTFCEVAQRTDYDFAWFGEYDGGLLGSRTVRKWTKNPPENVTFTGWIEDKRGAFAAGDVFLFPSKVENQGLVVLEAMAAGKAVVLRDIPVFREYYEDGHDCLLCSTREEFEDALRRLEANPDLRERLGENARETAREHSLDRVAEELVDAYEEVTTH, encoded by the coding sequence GTGCGCGTCCTGAACTACCTCGAGTTGGAGGACCGGCTCGACCGCAGCGGGATCAGCACCTCCGTCGCCCACCAGCGGGCCGCCCTCTCGCGTGCCGACGCCGACGTGAGCTACGTCACTACGCCATGGTACGACGGCGACATGGTGCTGGCCGGGCTCAACCGCCTCGTCGACGGCCGGGGGATGACCGACTTCGACGTCGCCCACTGCAACATGATCGGCCCGGGGAGCGCGTTCGTCGCCCGGCAGGCCAGAAAGCACGACGTGCCCCTGGTATTGCACGCTCACGTGACCAGCGAGGACTTCGCCGAGAGCTTCCGCGGGTCGAACCTCCTCGCTCGCCCGCTCCGTCGGTATCTCCGGTGGTTCTACTCGCAGGCCGATCTGGTGCTCTGTCCCAGCGAGTACACCCGCCGGACCCTCGAAGCCTATCCGATCGACGCGCCGATCCGCTCGATCACCAACGGGATCGACCTCGACTCGATGACCGGCTACGAGCAGTTCCGTGACGAGTATCGCGAGCGGTACGACCTCGAGGGAATGGTCGTGTTCGCAGTGGGGAGCGTCTTCGAGCGCAAGGGCCTGACGACTTTCTGTGAAGTCGCCCAGCGCACCGACTACGATTTCGCCTGGTTCGGCGAATACGACGGGGGACTGCTGGGTTCCCGGACGGTCCGCAAGTGGACGAAGAACCCGCCCGAGAACGTCACGTTCACCGGCTGGATCGAGGACAAGCGCGGCGCGTTCGCCGCCGGGGACGTCTTCCTGTTCCCCTCGAAAGTCGAGAACCAGGGGCTGGTCGTCCTCGAGGCGATGGCCGCCGGCAAGGCGGTCGTCCTCCGGGACATTCCGGTCTTCCGGGAGTACTACGAGGACGGCCACGACTGCCTGCTGTGTTCGACCCGAGAGGAGTTCGAAGACGCCCTCCGGCGGCTCGAGGCGAACCCGGACCTGCGCGAGCGCCTCGGCGAGAACGCCAGAGAGACGGCCAGGGAACACAGCCTCGACCGCGTCGCCGAGGAACTGGTCGACGCCTACGAGGAAGTCACAACACATTAA
- a CDS encoding DUF6159 family protein, whose protein sequence is MFGVFRRLKIGFGMARRSGRVLRAHPNLLILPLLGGIAGIAFVATLFGALYAGGVYDSGGAMLYVALFVIYLVETFVASFFAAALVAATRSVFHGDEPTVAGAMRQAWDHKWPLLVWSVIAAVVGVIIQAIESQDNIVAEVLAGLFAVAWSVMTYFVVPVIVFEDTSVTGMFSESARTFKDTWGESIGAMGAINLVTFALVLVGALLGVVTFFVVPSGIGVAAAIVVGLSGIVLGLLIGKSLTGIAKTALYVYATEQTAPEFFEDMDFSGLGGDRGSSSVGGRI, encoded by the coding sequence ATGTTCGGGGTCTTCAGACGGCTGAAGATCGGGTTCGGTATGGCGCGCCGGAGCGGTCGCGTCCTGCGTGCGCATCCGAACCTCCTGATACTGCCGTTGCTGGGTGGAATCGCGGGGATCGCGTTCGTCGCGACGCTGTTCGGCGCCCTGTACGCCGGCGGCGTCTACGACAGCGGCGGCGCGATGCTGTATGTCGCACTGTTCGTGATCTATCTCGTCGAGACGTTCGTCGCCTCCTTCTTCGCGGCGGCGCTGGTCGCGGCGACGCGAAGCGTGTTCCACGGCGACGAGCCGACCGTCGCCGGCGCGATGCGACAGGCCTGGGACCACAAGTGGCCGCTGCTGGTCTGGTCGGTCATCGCGGCGGTCGTCGGCGTGATCATCCAGGCGATCGAATCACAGGACAACATCGTCGCCGAGGTCCTCGCCGGGCTGTTCGCCGTCGCGTGGTCGGTGATGACGTATTTCGTCGTCCCGGTAATCGTCTTCGAGGACACCTCTGTGACTGGGATGTTCTCCGAGAGCGCGCGCACGTTCAAGGACACCTGGGGCGAGTCCATCGGCGCGATGGGCGCGATCAACCTCGTCACGTTCGCGCTCGTGCTGGTCGGCGCGTTGCTCGGCGTCGTCACTTTCTTCGTCGTCCCGTCGGGGATCGGCGTCGCCGCCGCGATCGTCGTCGGACTCAGCGGGATCGTCCTCGGGCTGTTGATCGGCAAGTCCCTGACCGGCATCGCCAAGACCGCGCTGTACGTCTACGCGACAGAACAGACCGCACCCGAGTTCTTCGAGGACATGGACTTCTCCGGACTCGGCGGAGACCGCGGGTCGAGCAGTGTCGGCGGCCGGATCTAG
- a CDS encoding transcription factor S — protein MQFCEQCGSMMHADGDVMVCSSCGHEQPRDEAAAEQFVSTESQSTDDVIETEEGANFEGKPTADDVVCEECGHTKAWYTIKQTGSADEPPTRFFKCQECGHRWREYN, from the coding sequence ATGCAGTTCTGCGAGCAGTGCGGTTCGATGATGCACGCCGACGGCGACGTGATGGTCTGTTCGTCCTGCGGGCACGAGCAGCCGCGCGACGAGGCCGCGGCCGAACAGTTCGTCTCGACGGAATCTCAGAGCACCGACGACGTCATCGAGACCGAAGAGGGCGCGAACTTCGAGGGCAAGCCCACCGCCGACGACGTCGTCTGTGAGGAGTGTGGCCACACGAAAGCCTGGTACACGATCAAACAGACCGGCTCGGCCGACGAACCGCCGACGCGGTTTTTCAAGTGCCAGGAGTGTGGCCATCGGTGGCGGGAGTATAACTGA
- a CDS encoding CoA-binding protein has product MPVETDAEIRNILGYNTVAVVGCSSTPGKDAHEIPKYLQAQGYEIIPVNPTADEVLGRPAYDSLADVEEEIDIVDVFRPSSEVAGIVDEALARDDLKAVWLQLGIHDDEAVARAEAAGLRVVQDRCMKPEHRRLIAST; this is encoded by the coding sequence ATGCCCGTCGAGACGGACGCGGAGATCCGAAATATACTGGGATATAACACGGTCGCTGTCGTCGGGTGTTCGTCGACGCCCGGGAAGGACGCCCACGAGATCCCGAAATACCTCCAGGCGCAGGGCTACGAGATCATTCCAGTCAATCCCACCGCAGACGAGGTTCTTGGACGGCCCGCCTACGATTCGCTCGCCGACGTTGAGGAAGAGATCGACATCGTGGACGTGTTCCGACCGAGCTCCGAAGTCGCCGGGATCGTCGACGAAGCCCTCGCCCGTGACGACCTCAAGGCCGTCTGGCTCCAGCTCGGTATTCACGACGACGAAGCCGTTGCCCGGGCAGAAGCGGCCGGCCTGCGTGTCGTCCAGGACCGGTGTATGAAACCGGAACATCGACGACTGATCGCATCAACGTGA
- the citZ gene encoding citrate synthase, translating to MSDDLKKGLEGVLVAESELSYIDGDEGRLVYRGYEIEDLAERASFEEVLYLLWHGELPTASALSTFEDELAANRTVHDDVLDTVARLAEADANPMAALRTATSMLSAYDDEDGEPGTRAEDLAKGKRITAKMPTIVAAFKRLRDGDEPVAPRGDLDHAANFLYMLNGEVPDDKLAEVFDMALVLHADHGINASTFAAMVTASTLSDIYSSITSAIGTLKGGLHGGANQNVMAMLREIDESELSVVEWTRNALQEGKRIPGFGHRVYEVKDPRAAILGDQSRALGNASGELKWFSYSQVIEEFMQQETGIAPNVDFYSASTYYQMGIPIDLFTPIFALSRVGGWIAHVLEYQEDNRLIRPRSRYVGATDQTYVPIEQRE from the coding sequence ATGTCCGACGACCTCAAGAAGGGGCTCGAAGGCGTCCTCGTCGCCGAGTCGGAACTCAGTTACATCGACGGCGACGAGGGGCGACTTGTCTATCGCGGTTACGAGATCGAAGATCTGGCCGAACGGGCCAGTTTCGAGGAAGTGCTCTACCTGCTCTGGCACGGGGAACTGCCGACGGCGTCGGCGCTCTCGACTTTCGAGGACGAACTCGCCGCGAACCGGACAGTGCACGACGACGTTCTCGACACGGTGGCGCGGCTGGCCGAGGCCGACGCGAACCCGATGGCGGCGCTTCGAACGGCGACGTCGATGCTGTCGGCCTACGACGACGAGGACGGCGAGCCCGGCACGCGAGCGGAAGACCTGGCGAAGGGCAAGCGGATCACCGCCAAGATGCCGACGATCGTGGCGGCGTTCAAGCGGCTGCGAGACGGCGACGAGCCGGTCGCACCGCGAGGGGACCTCGATCACGCTGCGAACTTCCTGTACATGCTCAACGGCGAGGTCCCGGACGACAAGCTCGCCGAGGTCTTCGACATGGCACTGGTGTTGCACGCCGACCACGGGATCAACGCCTCGACGTTCGCCGCGATGGTCACGGCATCGACGCTGTCGGACATCTACAGTTCGATCACGAGCGCTATCGGGACGCTGAAGGGCGGCCTCCACGGCGGGGCGAACCAGAACGTCATGGCGATGCTCAGAGAGATCGACGAGAGCGAGCTGAGCGTCGTCGAGTGGACGCGCAACGCCCTGCAAGAGGGCAAGCGAATCCCCGGCTTCGGACACCGAGTCTACGAGGTGAAGGACCCGCGCGCTGCGATCCTCGGCGACCAATCGCGAGCGCTGGGCAACGCCTCGGGCGAACTCAAGTGGTTCTCCTACAGTCAGGTCATCGAGGAGTTCATGCAACAGGAGACGGGCATCGCCCCGAACGTGGACTTCTACTCGGCGTCCACGTACTACCAGATGGGGATCCCGATCGATCTGTTCACGCCGATATTCGCGCTGAGTCGGGTCGGCGGCTGGATCGCTCACGTGCTGGAGTATCAGGAGGACAACCGTCTGATCCGACCGCGGTCACGCTACGTCGGCGCGACCGACCAGACGTACGTCCCGATCGAGCAGCGGGAGTGA
- a CDS encoding PrsW family intramembrane metalloprotease, protein MDSRRDPVQARNDGSLDLHDIAEWDQRTVLDAVAVFIYQALLIATRAFVVLLALFILLAEIALGTLGGLADPWIGVLTALSAVPALGLAAFVWHADVTTQEPLSLLVGTFLLGVLVAGFAGILNAAVPAVFLEAGIDLGLAAFFFLVVGPVEEGVKLLAVRLYPFRDDRFDAVIDGAVYGAAAGLGFATIENALYITQNVAAAGANQFAIGGGTSVVRALAGPGHVIYSAIAGYYLGLAKFNPENAGPIVIKGLLIASVIHGGYNTLAQFVPEFFAIVTGVGWFGGFVLFVVVFDGVFGLVLVWKLQAYRRAYRLVHDRPAPKSEPTEFER, encoded by the coding sequence ATGGACAGTCGTCGGGATCCGGTACAGGCGCGCAACGACGGCTCGCTCGACCTCCACGACATCGCTGAGTGGGACCAGCGCACGGTTCTGGACGCCGTCGCCGTGTTCATCTATCAGGCGTTGCTGATCGCGACGCGGGCGTTCGTCGTCCTGCTCGCGCTGTTCATCCTGCTGGCAGAGATCGCCCTCGGGACGCTCGGCGGACTGGCCGACCCCTGGATCGGCGTGCTGACGGCGCTTTCTGCCGTGCCGGCGCTCGGACTCGCCGCGTTCGTCTGGCACGCGGACGTGACGACACAGGAACCGCTGTCGCTGCTGGTCGGCACGTTCCTGCTCGGCGTGCTCGTCGCCGGGTTCGCCGGCATACTCAACGCGGCGGTCCCGGCCGTGTTCCTCGAAGCCGGGATCGACCTCGGGCTCGCGGCCTTTTTCTTCCTGGTCGTCGGCCCCGTCGAAGAGGGAGTCAAGTTACTCGCCGTCCGGCTGTATCCGTTCCGCGACGACCGCTTCGACGCCGTGATCGACGGCGCGGTGTACGGCGCGGCCGCGGGACTCGGCTTTGCGACCATCGAGAACGCCCTGTATATCACCCAGAACGTCGCCGCGGCCGGCGCAAACCAGTTCGCCATCGGTGGCGGGACCTCAGTCGTCCGTGCGCTGGCCGGGCCCGGCCACGTCATCTACTCGGCCATCGCGGGCTACTACCTCGGGCTGGCGAAGTTCAACCCCGAGAACGCCGGCCCGATCGTGATCAAGGGGCTGCTCATCGCGTCTGTCATCCACGGCGGGTACAACACGCTCGCGCAGTTCGTCCCGGAGTTTTTCGCGATCGTGACAGGGGTCGGCTGGTTCGGCGGGTTCGTCCTGTTCGTCGTCGTCTTCGACGGCGTGTTCGGGCTCGTACTCGTCTGGAAACTACAGGCCTACCGCCGGGCCTACCGGCTCGTCCACGACCGGCCGGCCCCGAAGTCGGAACCGACGGAGTTCGAACGGTGA
- the thiE gene encoding thiamine phosphate synthase, producing the protein MTDWDVYLVTQAGSSEGRETRAIVREAIEGGVDVVQLREKGVPARDRYHLGRELRALTRDAGVPLIVNDRVDIAQAIDADGVHLGDEDLPVRVARELLGEEAIVGRSVSFVEDAREAERFGADYLGVGAIYPTDSKDDIDDDEYAIGLERLEAICEAVDIPVVGIGGVDADNAGDVAAAGADGVAVISAITGAADPAAATRELGEAVRAGRSP; encoded by the coding sequence ATGACCGACTGGGACGTGTATCTCGTCACGCAGGCCGGCAGTTCGGAGGGACGGGAAACGAGAGCGATCGTCCGCGAGGCGATCGAGGGCGGCGTCGACGTCGTCCAGTTGCGCGAGAAGGGCGTGCCCGCCCGTGACCGCTATCACCTCGGGCGCGAACTGCGCGCGCTGACGCGCGACGCCGGTGTGCCGCTGATCGTCAACGATCGCGTCGACATCGCGCAGGCGATCGACGCCGACGGCGTCCATCTGGGAGACGAGGACCTGCCGGTTCGGGTCGCGCGGGAGTTGCTGGGCGAGGAGGCGATCGTCGGCCGATCGGTGTCGTTCGTCGAGGACGCCCGCGAGGCCGAGCGCTTCGGCGCGGACTACCTGGGCGTCGGGGCGATCTACCCGACCGACTCGAAAGACGACATCGACGACGACGAGTACGCGATCGGGCTCGAGCGCCTCGAAGCGATCTGCGAGGCGGTCGACATCCCGGTCGTCGGGATCGGCGGCGTCGACGCCGACAACGCCGGTGACGTCGCGGCGGCGGGTGCCGACGGCGTGGCGGTCATCTCTGCGATCACCGGGGCGGCCGATCCGGCGGCCGCGACGCGCGAGCTGGGTGAGGCTGTCCGCGCCGGACGATCGCCGTAA
- a CDS encoding DUF7119 family protein has protein sequence MPPEGPAPPADRESPVGQPVIRGDPDLTGQQPDEAVQFDPADPDSVAEAAETVAAFADNTAGDADNVYMLRGAAACAALVRGEGSYKAAAERAGSEATVAFIRKWSRVHDLPEAIRRHVARGDIAPTAAKHIARVSGTSRYLLAWAALDHDLTVREIRSIASRVNDGEEVAQALAAETGAQLGQLTIDLPIDAYLCLRRQASLSNVEPGPFLAEDIEPDD, from the coding sequence ATGCCGCCGGAGGGGCCAGCACCGCCAGCCGATCGTGAGTCACCAGTCGGACAGCCGGTCATCAGAGGCGATCCGGACCTCACCGGACAACAGCCGGACGAAGCGGTCCAGTTCGATCCCGCCGATCCGGACAGCGTCGCCGAAGCGGCCGAGACAGTCGCGGCGTTCGCCGACAACACGGCCGGGGACGCGGACAACGTCTACATGTTGCGGGGTGCGGCCGCCTGCGCGGCGCTGGTTCGCGGCGAGGGATCCTACAAGGCCGCGGCCGAGCGTGCCGGCAGCGAGGCGACGGTCGCGTTCATCCGCAAGTGGTCGCGGGTCCACGACCTGCCGGAGGCGATCCGCCGACACGTCGCCCGCGGCGATATTGCGCCGACGGCGGCCAAGCACATCGCCCGGGTGTCCGGCACGTCGCGGTACCTGCTGGCCTGGGCGGCGCTCGATCACGACCTGACCGTCCGGGAGATCCGGTCGATCGCAAGTCGGGTCAACGACGGTGAGGAGGTCGCACAGGCGCTCGCCGCCGAGACCGGCGCGCAACTCGGTCAGCTGACGATTGACCTACCGATCGACGCGTATCTGTGTCTCCGCCGGCAGGCGTCGCTGTCGAACGTCGAGCCGGGGCCGTTTCTGGCCGAAGACATCGAGCCCGACGACTAA
- a CDS encoding magnesium transporter, which produces MAGPETSLGSWRASRIVRHMAPLLVALSMIVLVAGITLEDARGLLAEYGILAIMVPTMIASGGNLGAILSARLSTRLHLGLADLRVRDRTLWANVAAMYALGLTVFLALAVGAYTISLLTGDPAVTLFELLTIALGSGLAIVSIAVAASITATWASYRLGIDPDDVTIPVVTNVVDVLGMLVFVAVSSAVVGF; this is translated from the coding sequence ATGGCGGGCCCGGAGACGTCGCTTGGCTCCTGGCGGGCGAGCCGGATCGTCCGGCACATGGCCCCGCTTCTGGTCGCGCTCTCGATGATCGTCCTCGTCGCGGGGATCACGCTTGAAGACGCCCGGGGACTGCTCGCGGAGTACGGCATCCTGGCGATCATGGTGCCGACGATGATCGCCTCCGGGGGCAACCTCGGAGCGATCCTGAGCGCGCGCCTCTCGACGCGGCTGCACCTCGGGCTGGCGGACCTGCGGGTCCGCGACCGGACGCTGTGGGCGAACGTCGCGGCGATGTACGCGCTCGGGCTGACGGTCTTTCTCGCGCTCGCGGTCGGGGCCTACACGATCTCGCTGCTGACCGGCGATCCGGCCGTCACGCTGTTCGAGTTGCTGACGATCGCGCTGGGCAGCGGGCTCGCCATCGTCTCGATCGCCGTCGCGGCCAGCATTACGGCGACGTGGGCCTCCTACCGGCTGGGGATCGATCCCGACGACGTCACCATCCCGGTCGTCACGAACGTCGTCGACGTGCTGGGCATGCTCGTGTTCGTCGCCGTGTCGTCGGCTGTGGTCGGGTTCTGA
- a CDS encoding RAD55 family ATPase, which yields MVRIPFGVRQLDTTIDGGAPPGSVVLLSGEAGAGAREFMYTSPLITGLATADPELFDLYYGDLPTAAELPEEVHYISLTASEAQFREEASRAFEAELFETGMEAVEYHDLSTTYFHVSPVPRQWYADRAPSIKDIRTRDDREELLTVLGDLLSDHAANNLVVIDSLTDLITAIGDRADIEWADVTFFLKGLQKAAHDWGGLILTYLNFETISEERNGQLVDAADGTLTFEWASGGSTLARTMVVKQFRGVLSQLESEDIVRFETEFTDAGFDISDVRKIR from the coding sequence ATGGTCCGCATTCCGTTCGGGGTCCGCCAGCTCGATACGACGATCGACGGCGGTGCCCCGCCGGGGAGCGTCGTCCTGCTCTCGGGGGAGGCCGGGGCCGGCGCTCGCGAGTTCATGTACACCAGTCCGCTGATCACCGGGCTCGCGACGGCCGACCCGGAACTGTTCGACCTGTATTACGGCGATCTGCCGACGGCCGCTGAACTTCCTGAAGAGGTGCATTATATCTCGCTGACCGCGAGCGAAGCGCAGTTCCGCGAGGAGGCCAGCCGCGCCTTCGAGGCGGAACTGTTCGAGACGGGGATGGAGGCGGTCGAGTATCACGACCTCTCGACGACCTATTTCCACGTCAGCCCGGTCCCCCGGCAGTGGTACGCCGACCGGGCGCCCTCGATCAAGGACATCCGGACGCGCGACGACCGCGAGGAACTGCTGACGGTCCTGGGCGACCTGCTGAGCGATCACGCCGCGAACAACCTGGTCGTGATCGACTCGCTGACTGACTTGATCACCGCTATCGGCGACCGCGCGGACATCGAGTGGGCCGACGTCACGTTCTTCCTGAAGGGACTGCAGAAGGCCGCCCACGACTGGGGCGGGCTCATTCTGACGTATCTCAATTTCGAGACGATCTCCGAGGAGCGCAACGGGCAACTCGTCGACGCCGCCGACGGGACGCTCACGTTCGAGTGGGCCAGCGGCGGCAGCACGCTCGCCCGGACGATGGTGGTCAAGCAGTTCCGCGGCGTGTTGAGTCAGCTCGAATCGGAGGACATCGTCCGCTTCGAGACGGAGTTCACCGACGCCGGCTTCGACATCAGCGACGTCCGGAAGATCCGTTGA